Proteins encoded by one window of Winogradskyella sp. PG-2:
- a CDS encoding T9SS type B sorting domain-containing protein, translated as MKHFLVYTTLLLTLFSYSQNISVNSQTYTPQQLIEDILIDSDCITNVLVTNIVGGDFGGIEQSYGFFDATGTTFPFESGIVLSTGRLVNVPGPNNTLSDDDAPNWEGDSDLEFSLNETNTLNATLLEFDFTSVASQVSFRYIFASEEYQENNPNSCQFSDLFGFLIRPTVGQNQYENIALVPDTNIPVKATTVTPGVPGSCPPENETYFGSYNGVNSPINFNGQTAVLTATANVVPNQSYHVKLVIADEQNFRFDSAVFLEAGSFQLSTDLGPSRLIATGNALCEGETLDLIVDEAGLPSIDWYKDDILIQSTPSGCVGCETFTIIEPGTYTVEVGLADGCISFGEVVIEYSPLPVGQDSILIECDVNQDGLTTFNLFDATNNLTNSDDSLAIQNFYLTESDAENNINPVSNPTNFQNTAPFQTVFARVINAANCFDIAELELQTSNNIISIPDLGACDGDIRDGFANFTLNDIAASIITQIPTNAEVTYYENESDALSEVNALQSNYENSIVDSQTIFVKIKNNNQCFSITTVNLNVLYTPLLEQDETILYCLNAFPETITIYGGILNDLPNNYYYQWFYNGTLTDVTTLFNEINEVGIYTVIVTDPNGCSARRTITINPSEIAIIENITIEGIAPNNTVTIDVTGNGFYDFAVDDIDGFYQESNVFTNLSAGFHTFYIRDRNGCGITEEIISVLGFPKFFTPNGDTDNETWKVRGTNTQFSQLESINIFNRYGKLIIQLNSEQTSWDGNLNGNKLASDDYWYVAKFIDGRSYTGHFALKR; from the coding sequence ATGAAGCATTTTTTAGTATATACCACCTTATTATTAACACTATTTTCTTATTCGCAGAATATTAGTGTAAATAGTCAAACTTATACTCCTCAACAACTCATTGAAGATATTTTAATTGATAGTGATTGTATTACTAATGTCTTAGTAACAAATATTGTAGGTGGAGATTTTGGTGGTATAGAGCAAAGCTATGGTTTTTTTGATGCAACCGGTACTACATTTCCTTTTGAAAGTGGCATTGTCCTTAGTACTGGAAGGTTAGTTAATGTACCTGGACCAAACAATACGCTAAGTGACGATGATGCACCTAACTGGGAAGGAGATTCAGATTTAGAATTTTCCTTAAATGAAACCAATACATTAAATGCAACTCTACTAGAATTTGATTTTACATCTGTGGCATCTCAAGTAAGTTTTAGGTACATTTTTGCTTCAGAAGAATATCAAGAAAATAATCCCAACAGCTGTCAATTCTCTGACTTATTTGGGTTTTTAATCAGACCAACAGTTGGGCAAAATCAATATGAAAATATTGCACTAGTACCTGACACAAACATACCAGTTAAAGCGACAACAGTAACTCCTGGAGTGCCTGGAAGCTGTCCACCTGAAAACGAAACTTATTTTGGAAGTTACAACGGTGTCAATTCACCTATAAACTTTAATGGACAAACTGCTGTTTTAACTGCAACTGCTAACGTAGTTCCTAATCAATCCTACCATGTAAAATTGGTAATTGCAGATGAACAAAACTTTAGGTTTGATTCCGCTGTGTTTTTAGAAGCTGGTAGTTTTCAATTATCAACAGATTTGGGACCAAGCCGACTCATTGCAACAGGAAACGCTTTGTGTGAAGGAGAAACTCTAGATCTCATTGTTGATGAAGCTGGATTACCCTCTATTGATTGGTATAAAGATGATATTCTAATACAATCAACTCCAAGTGGATGTGTAGGTTGTGAGACATTTACTATAATCGAACCAGGAACTTATACTGTTGAAGTAGGTCTTGCAGATGGTTGTATTTCCTTTGGAGAAGTGGTTATTGAATATTCTCCTTTACCTGTCGGACAAGATTCAATTTTAATAGAATGTGATGTAAATCAAGATGGATTAACCACTTTTAATCTCTTTGATGCTACTAATAATTTAACTAACTCTGATGACTCATTAGCAATTCAAAATTTTTATCTAACAGAATCTGATGCTGAAAATAATATAAATCCAGTTTCAAATCCAACCAATTTTCAGAATACAGCACCTTTTCAAACAGTTTTCGCAAGAGTCATAAATGCTGCAAATTGTTTTGATATTGCTGAATTAGAATTACAAACATCTAATAATATAATAAGTATACCAGATTTAGGTGCCTGTGATGGAGACATTAGAGATGGTTTTGCAAATTTTACACTAAATGACATCGCTGCATCAATTATAACTCAGATACCTACGAATGCTGAAGTCACATATTATGAAAACGAATCAGATGCATTAAGTGAGGTTAATGCACTACAAAGTAACTATGAAAATAGTATAGTAGATTCACAAACCATATTCGTGAAAATTAAAAACAATAATCAATGTTTTAGTATTACAACCGTTAACCTCAATGTACTTTATACTCCACTTTTAGAACAGGATGAAACTATCCTTTACTGCCTTAATGCATTCCCAGAAACAATAACGATTTATGGAGGTATCCTCAATGATTTACCTAATAACTATTATTATCAATGGTTCTATAATGGAACGTTGACAGATGTTACAACATTATTTAATGAGATTAACGAGGTTGGTATATATACTGTTATTGTTACAGATCCTAATGGCTGTTCAGCTCGTAGAACAATTACTATAAATCCTTCTGAAATTGCCATAATTGAAAATATCACCATAGAAGGTATTGCCCCAAATAACACTGTAACTATAGATGTTACTGGAAATGGTTTTTATGACTTTGCTGTAGATGATATTGATGGTTTTTATCAAGAAAGCAATGTGTTTACCAATTTATCAGCAGGTTTTCACACCTTTTATATACGAGATAGAAATGGTTGTGGCATTACAGAAGAAATCATTTCTGTTCTTGGTTTTCCAAAATTCTTTACACCAAATGGAGATACTGACAACGAAACATGGAAAGTGAGAGGTACCAATACGCAATTCAGTCAATTAGAATCTATTAATATTTTTAATCGTTACGGAAAACTAATCATACAACTCAATTCAGAACAAACAAGTTGGGATGGCAATCTTAATGGAAATAAACTAGCTAGTGATGATTATTGGTATGTCGCAAAGTTTATAGACGGCAGATCTTATACTGGTCATTTTGCGCTCAAGCGATAA
- a CDS encoding response regulator, which produces MNLKYIIIILIFPLICIGQNQEKIDSLKALIKTSKKLYKKGLLDSSYKYAKVSYNLAKQLNADSLQVEICGTLSILEPNLTKALAYIEESEQFAIKNNQWKHLKNIYYTRGALYYRKNMNGSALEHFLRLDSLLEIKQRDKFLTAMTKVKIIEILYESRSVNDTSYFPQLNKNINDGLKLVEDGLKIEKDSLDFYNANFLNVPAAIFYEYQAYLDTERNHPQKAIANYQIALTYTVHSDTIFKENHLRKSLIYNGLANLYNKNNQLDSALYYFKKELKAINKSTDTLKMAITHYNIAKFYNTNKKPEKALEHLNTSQELMDNAYFVREENEYDIQEIFASVYFNLGKFDKAFEASEKARHHLMSIQTEFNKKNISELETKYQTSKKEQEIKLLKSQNEIIEEQKKNERYILLGSICILSIIGFALYFLFRNRQKTNTKLKELDTLKSNFFANISHEFRTPLTLINSPIDDILTEDSISNQKRQQFTIAKQNSERLLKLVNQVLDLSKIDEGQLKLKLQQGNVLQLILALSEAFTYQALQKNISYILNINHSIEEVWFDKDAIEKIAINLLSNAIKYTPENGFITTEAYIEKNRLFLKVKNSGRGLTAFELDNIFGRFYQTNEQNQGSGIGLALVKELVELHKGKIEVHSIPNKETLFSLSLSVDENNFKNNTILVKSNNEITTETHLHSDPKIEDDEVFTNSDLPILLIVEDNEDLRHLIKHIFKDNYSIITAPNGKIGVELALEHIPDLIISDIMMPIKDGIALTKDIKNDERSSHIPIILLTAKAEVESQFSGIDSGADDYITKPFDKKLLALKVEKLIASRKQLQLRYSQELVLLPKDISITNLDEQFLEKVQTTLDKNLIEPSFNVTEFSEAVGMSRMQLHRKLKALTGFTASEFIRSQRLKLAAQFLKTSDINISQVGYSVGFNDHSYFTKCFKDFYKCTPTEYTKRK; this is translated from the coding sequence ATGAATTTAAAGTATATCATCATTATCTTAATATTCCCTCTAATTTGTATTGGGCAAAATCAAGAAAAAATTGATTCTTTAAAAGCGCTCATTAAAACATCTAAAAAATTATATAAAAAAGGCCTATTAGATAGTAGCTATAAATATGCAAAAGTTAGTTACAATTTGGCGAAACAACTAAATGCCGATTCCTTACAGGTAGAAATTTGTGGAACTCTGAGTATACTTGAGCCTAATTTAACAAAAGCATTAGCCTATATAGAGGAGTCTGAGCAATTTGCTATAAAAAACAATCAATGGAAACACCTAAAAAACATCTATTATACTAGAGGTGCGCTCTATTACAGAAAAAACATGAATGGCAGTGCTCTCGAGCATTTTCTTAGATTAGATTCTCTTTTAGAAATTAAGCAACGAGACAAATTCTTAACTGCCATGACTAAAGTAAAAATTATCGAAATTCTTTATGAATCGCGTTCTGTCAATGACACCAGTTATTTTCCTCAATTAAATAAAAACATTAATGATGGTCTTAAATTAGTTGAAGACGGATTAAAAATTGAAAAAGATAGTCTAGACTTCTACAATGCAAATTTTCTTAATGTCCCAGCAGCTATTTTTTACGAATATCAAGCCTATTTAGATACGGAAAGAAATCACCCTCAAAAAGCCATTGCTAATTACCAAATAGCACTAACATATACTGTACATAGTGATACTATATTTAAGGAAAATCATCTTAGAAAATCTTTAATCTATAATGGATTAGCAAACTTATATAATAAAAACAATCAACTAGATTCAGCTTTATATTATTTCAAAAAAGAATTAAAAGCAATTAATAAAAGTACTGACACTCTAAAAATGGCAATTACGCATTATAACATTGCCAAATTTTACAATACTAATAAAAAACCAGAAAAGGCATTAGAGCACTTAAATACGTCTCAGGAACTTATGGATAATGCTTATTTTGTTCGTGAAGAAAACGAGTATGACATCCAAGAAATCTTTGCAAGTGTCTATTTTAATCTCGGGAAATTTGATAAAGCATTTGAGGCATCAGAAAAAGCAAGACATCACCTTATGTCAATTCAAACCGAATTTAATAAGAAAAATATATCAGAGCTTGAAACAAAGTACCAGACCTCTAAAAAGGAACAAGAGATTAAATTGCTTAAATCTCAAAATGAAATCATAGAAGAACAAAAAAAGAACGAACGCTATATTTTGTTAGGGAGTATATGTATTCTTTCTATTATTGGTTTTGCTCTATATTTTCTTTTTCGAAATCGTCAAAAAACAAACACCAAATTAAAGGAATTAGACACACTAAAATCTAACTTCTTTGCTAATATTTCGCATGAGTTTCGCACACCTTTAACATTAATAAACAGTCCTATCGATGATATTTTAACAGAAGATTCTATATCTAATCAAAAGCGACAACAATTTACTATAGCCAAGCAAAATTCTGAACGGCTTTTAAAACTTGTTAATCAAGTTCTAGACTTATCTAAAATTGATGAAGGGCAGTTAAAATTAAAGCTACAACAAGGCAATGTGCTTCAACTTATTTTAGCACTAAGTGAAGCTTTCACTTACCAAGCACTACAAAAAAATATTAGCTATATCCTTAATATAAATCATAGTATTGAGGAGGTTTGGTTTGATAAAGATGCTATTGAAAAGATAGCAATTAACCTTTTATCTAATGCCATAAAATATACACCAGAAAATGGATTTATAACAACTGAAGCCTATATAGAAAAAAACAGACTATTTCTAAAAGTAAAAAACTCTGGAAGAGGCTTAACAGCTTTTGAACTCGATAATATTTTTGGGCGTTTTTACCAAACTAATGAGCAAAATCAAGGTTCTGGTATTGGTTTAGCTCTGGTTAAAGAATTGGTAGAATTACATAAAGGAAAAATCGAAGTTCATAGTATACCAAACAAGGAAACACTATTTAGCCTCAGTCTATCTGTGGACGAAAATAACTTCAAAAACAACACTATTTTAGTTAAGTCTAATAACGAAATTACAACCGAGACACATTTACACTCAGACCCTAAAATTGAAGATGATGAGGTCTTTACAAATAGTGACTTACCTATTCTACTAATCGTAGAAGACAATGAAGACTTAAGGCATTTAATAAAACATATTTTTAAAGACAATTATAGTATTATTACTGCACCGAACGGAAAAATTGGAGTTGAACTGGCTTTAGAACATATTCCAGATCTTATTATTTCGGATATTATGATGCCTATCAAAGATGGTATTGCGCTTACTAAAGACATAAAAAATGATGAGCGATCATCGCATATCCCAATAATATTACTGACGGCAAAAGCAGAAGTAGAAAGTCAGTTCTCAGGTATAGATTCTGGTGCCGACGATTATATTACCAAGCCTTTTGACAAAAAATTATTAGCACTTAAAGTCGAAAAACTCATTGCATCGAGGAAACAACTACAATTGCGTTACAGCCAAGAACTGGTATTACTACCAAAAGATATTTCTATTACTAATTTAGATGAACAGTTCTTGGAAAAAGTACAAACTACATTAGACAAAAACCTCATCGAGCCCTCATTTAATGTTACGGAATTCTCAGAAGCTGTTGGCATGAGTCGTATGCAATTACACAGAAAACTCAAAGCATTGACTGGTTTTACAGCATCAGAATTTATTCGTTCTCAACGTCTAAAGCTGGCTGCGCAGTTTCTAAAAACCTCAGATATTAATATCTCGCAAGTTGGGTATTCTGTAGGTTTTAATGACCATTCTTACTTTACCAAATGCTTTAAAGACTTTTACAAATGCACACCAACGGAGTATACAAAACGTAAATAA
- a CDS encoding beta strand repeat-containing protein yields the protein MKNYLTLCIIMICITSVLNSQVGINTTDPQAQLDIRSSNQAAPIATDGILIPKVDVFPTGVSSNQDAMMVYLTTTVGSDAPGFYYYSHGAGWLPIGSGARIINDLIDGKSDNDGSDNGSSIFLGIDAGLNDDSSNNHNIGVGFQSLRLNSTGSENTAIGHQALSLNTTGTLNVATGFRALFLNAEGSYNTATGYRALRYNTEGNGNVATGYQSLYRNITGNSNIATGNNSLLSNTEGDYNIATGTRALGENLIGSFNIANGYYALNLNTEGNSNIAIGTQSQYSNITGDYNVAYGAQSLYGNSTGSYNIALGYRAGYNETGSNRLYIENSSSAFPLIYGEFDTDLLRINGTLDINNAYQFPTADGTVNQIMQTDGAGNVTWANAVINEINDLTDAKSDNDGSENGSSIFLGIGAGINDDSSDNRNIGIGYQSLNLTNIGDNNVAFDYQSLINNSTGSNNIAIGYETLNNNITGSSNIAIGFQAGYNETGSNRLYIENSGTNNALIYGEFDNDFIRINGSLDVTDDLSVTDNLNVTGTIDVTEEINRVATGNANIVPIAYGTVESNGNVLSGTGNFTASLASGVLTISVNTVTLSVNNTSCVVTPYSTAFRTSSIIISGGDIQVRIFNSSGTLTPTTFQFTIYKL from the coding sequence ATGAAAAATTATCTCACACTCTGTATTATTATGATTTGTATTACTTCTGTGTTAAATTCACAAGTTGGCATTAATACTACAGATCCACAAGCTCAATTAGATATTCGTTCGTCAAATCAAGCCGCACCAATAGCTACGGATGGCATACTCATCCCAAAAGTAGATGTGTTTCCAACTGGAGTCAGTTCAAATCAAGATGCCATGATGGTTTACCTTACGACTACAGTTGGTAGTGACGCACCAGGATTTTATTACTACAGTCATGGAGCGGGATGGTTACCAATTGGCAGTGGAGCAAGAATAATTAATGATTTAATAGATGGTAAATCTGATAATGATGGCTCAGATAATGGTTCTTCAATTTTTTTAGGTATTGATGCAGGTCTTAATGATGATAGTTCCAATAATCATAATATAGGTGTTGGATTTCAATCTCTTCGTTTAAATAGTACAGGCAGTGAAAATACAGCAATTGGACATCAAGCTTTATCTTTAAATACAACAGGTACTCTAAATGTAGCAACAGGATTTAGGGCTCTATTTCTTAATGCAGAAGGAAGTTATAATACAGCCACAGGATATAGGGCTTTGCGATATAATACAGAAGGAAATGGAAATGTAGCAACAGGATATCAATCTTTATACCGTAACATAACAGGGAATTCTAATATTGCAACTGGAAATAACAGCTTACTCTCAAATACTGAAGGGGATTATAATATTGCTACTGGAACTAGAGCCTTAGGTGAGAATTTAATTGGAAGCTTTAATATAGCTAATGGTTATTATGCTTTAAATTTAAATACTGAAGGAAATTCTAATATCGCTATTGGAACTCAAAGTCAATATTCAAATATTACAGGTGATTATAATGTCGCTTATGGTGCTCAATCTTTATATGGTAACTCAACAGGATCTTACAATATTGCTTTAGGTTATCGTGCAGGTTATAATGAAACAGGTTCTAATAGATTATATATAGAAAACAGTAGTTCTGCTTTTCCCTTAATTTACGGTGAATTCGATACTGATCTTTTAAGAATAAATGGCACTTTAGATATCAATAATGCGTATCAATTCCCTACAGCAGATGGAACTGTAAATCAAATCATGCAAACTGATGGCGCAGGAAATGTGACTTGGGCTAATGCGGTAATCAATGAAATAAATGATTTAACAGATGCAAAGTCAGATAATGATGGTTCAGAAAATGGTTCGTCCATTTTTTTAGGTATTGGAGCTGGTATTAATGACGATAGTTCAGATAACCGAAATATAGGAATTGGATATCAGTCTCTTAATTTAACAAATATAGGTGATAATAATGTAGCTTTTGATTATCAATCTTTAATTAATAACTCAACTGGATCTAATAACATCGCAATTGGGTATGAAACTCTAAATAATAATATAACAGGATCTAGTAACATCGCAATTGGTTTTCAAGCAGGTTATAATGAAACAGGATCAAATAGATTATATATAGAAAATTCAGGTACAAATAACGCTCTTATTTATGGCGAATTTGATAATGACTTCATACGTATAAATGGCAGTCTAGATGTTACAGATGATTTAAGTGTTACTGATAATTTGAATGTCACTGGTACAATAGACGTAACTGAAGAAATAAATCGAGTAGCAACAGGTAATGCTAACATCGTTCCTATTGCTTATGGAACAGTTGAGTCTAATGGTAATGTTTTAAGTGGTACAGGTAATTTTACAGCAAGTTTAGCTTCTGGTGTTTTAACCATTAGTGTCAATACTGTAACATTAAGTGTGAATAATACCTCATGTGTAGTAACACCTTATTCAACTGCTTTTAGAACATCTAGCATTATTATAAGTGGTGGAGATATACAAGTTCGTATATTCAATAGTTCTGGCACTTTAACACCAACAACCTTTCAATTTACTATTTATAAATTATAG
- the uvrB gene encoding excinuclease ABC subunit UvrB produces the protein MRFKIESDYKPTGDQPEAIKQLVGGIDSKEKYQTLLGVTGSGKTFTVANVIEEVQRPTLVLAHNKTLAAQLYSEFKQFFPDNAVEYFVSYYDYYQPEAYIPVSGVYIEKDLSINEEIEKMRLSTTSSLLSGRRDVIVVASVSCLYGIGNPVEFQKNVITIERDQVISRTKLLHQLVQSLYSRTEADFKNGNFRIKGDTVDVFPGYSDNAFRIHFFGDEIEEIEAFDAHTNEIIERYDRLNIYPANMFVTSPDVLNGAIKDIQDDLVKQHDYFKEIGKHLEAKRLKERTEFDLEMIRELGYCSGIENYSRYLDGRAPGTRPFCLLDYFPDDYLMVVDESHVTISQVHAMYGGDRSRKVNLVDYGFRLPAAMDNRPLKFEEFEALQNQVIYVSATPADYEMQKTDGVYVEQVIRPTGLLDPIIEVRPSLNQIDNLIEEIQDRVEKDERTLVTTLTKRMAEELVKYLTRISIRCRFIHSDVDTLERVEIMQDLRKGVFDVLVGVNLLREGLDLPEVSLVAILDADKEGFLRSTRSLTQTVGRAARNLNGKAIMYADKMTKSMQKTIDETEYRREKQIAYNTKHNIKPKALNKSLDSALAKNSVSTYRTELDAKIAAEPESEYLTKGELEKKIREKRKLMEQSAKALDFMEAARFRDEITAYQNKLEKLKVK, from the coding sequence ATGCGATTTAAAATTGAATCAGATTACAAACCAACAGGAGACCAACCAGAAGCTATAAAACAATTAGTAGGTGGTATTGACAGTAAAGAAAAGTACCAAACTCTTTTAGGTGTAACTGGTTCTGGAAAAACCTTCACGGTTGCTAATGTCATCGAAGAAGTGCAGCGTCCAACATTAGTTTTAGCTCATAATAAAACGTTGGCAGCGCAACTCTATTCTGAATTTAAACAGTTTTTTCCTGATAATGCTGTTGAGTACTTTGTATCCTATTACGATTATTATCAACCAGAGGCTTACATTCCTGTATCTGGTGTATATATAGAGAAAGACTTATCTATTAACGAAGAAATAGAGAAGATGCGATTAAGCACAACCTCTTCTCTACTCTCTGGCCGTCGCGATGTGATTGTTGTAGCTTCCGTATCTTGTTTGTATGGTATTGGTAATCCTGTTGAATTTCAAAAAAATGTAATTACGATTGAACGCGATCAAGTGATTTCTCGTACTAAACTATTACATCAATTGGTACAAAGTTTATACTCTCGTACTGAAGCCGACTTTAAAAATGGAAACTTTAGAATAAAAGGTGATACGGTAGATGTCTTTCCAGGTTATTCTGACAACGCCTTTAGAATTCACTTCTTTGGAGACGAAATTGAAGAGATTGAAGCCTTTGATGCACATACCAACGAAATTATAGAACGTTATGATCGCCTAAATATCTATCCTGCAAATATGTTTGTCACCTCGCCAGATGTTTTGAATGGTGCAATAAAGGATATTCAAGATGATTTAGTAAAACAGCACGATTATTTCAAAGAAATAGGAAAACATCTCGAGGCCAAACGACTTAAAGAGCGCACCGAATTTGATCTAGAAATGATTCGTGAGTTAGGTTATTGCTCAGGAATTGAAAACTACTCAAGATATTTAGATGGAAGAGCTCCAGGAACTCGTCCTTTCTGTTTATTAGATTATTTTCCTGATGATTATTTAATGGTTGTAGATGAAAGTCATGTAACCATTTCTCAAGTCCATGCTATGTATGGTGGTGATAGAAGCCGTAAAGTAAATCTTGTAGATTATGGTTTTCGTTTACCAGCCGCAATGGACAATAGACCTTTAAAGTTTGAAGAGTTTGAAGCATTACAAAACCAAGTAATTTATGTTTCTGCAACTCCAGCGGATTACGAAATGCAAAAAACAGATGGAGTATACGTAGAGCAAGTCATTCGTCCTACGGGATTGTTAGATCCAATTATTGAAGTTAGACCAAGTCTAAACCAAATTGATAATTTAATTGAAGAAATACAAGATCGTGTTGAAAAGGATGAGCGTACTTTGGTGACGACATTAACTAAGCGAATGGCTGAAGAATTAGTTAAATATTTAACTCGTATTTCGATTCGTTGTCGTTTTATCCATAGTGATGTGGATACTTTAGAGCGTGTTGAAATAATGCAAGATTTACGCAAAGGTGTTTTTGATGTACTGGTTGGTGTTAACTTATTACGAGAAGGCTTAGATTTACCAGAAGTCTCTTTAGTTGCAATTTTAGATGCTGATAAAGAAGGTTTTTTAAGATCTACGCGTTCTCTTACACAAACAGTTGGTAGAGCCGCAAGAAACCTCAATGGAAAAGCAATTATGTATGCAGATAAGATGACTAAGAGCATGCAAAAAACAATTGATGAAACTGAATATCGTAGAGAAAAGCAAATAGCTTACAACACCAAACATAATATTAAACCGAAAGCATTAAATAAAAGCTTAGATAGTGCTTTAGCTAAAAATTCTGTGAGTACTTACAGAACGGAATTAGATGCCAAAATTGCTGCAGAACCTGAAAGTGAATATCTAACAAAAGGTGAGCTCGAAAAGAAAATAAGAGAAAAGCGTAAATTAATGGAGCAATCCGCAAAAGCTTTAGACTTTATGGAAGCCGCTCGGTTTAGAGATGAGATTACAGCTTATCAAAATAAACTAGAAAAATTAAAAGTAAAATAG
- a CDS encoding DUF1456 family protein translates to MRANEPNWVNLKKNIKTRKELNMTNNDIFKKLRVAHKLRDDDMVKILALVDFRISKSELNAFFRNEDHPKYMPCGDQILRNFLNGLIIHLRGPMPKKQNSNKDKQKKSNS, encoded by the coding sequence TTGAGGGCAAATGAACCTAATTGGGTAAACCTAAAGAAGAATATAAAAACAAGAAAAGAATTAAATATGACAAATAATGACATATTCAAAAAGTTGAGAGTAGCGCATAAGTTGAGAGATGACGATATGGTAAAAATTTTAGCATTGGTAGATTTTAGGATTTCTAAAAGTGAACTAAATGCTTTCTTTAGAAATGAAGATCACCCAAAGTATATGCCATGTGGAGATCAAATTCTTAGAAACTTCCTTAATGGGTTAATTATTCATTTAAGAGGACCTATGCCTAAAAAACAAAATTCAAATAAGGATAAACAAAAAAAGAGTAACAGTTAA